A genomic region of Venturia canescens isolate UGA chromosome 7, ASM1945775v1, whole genome shotgun sequence contains the following coding sequences:
- the purple gene encoding 6-pyruvoyl tetrahydrobiopterin synthase — MAIAYLTRKECISSCHRLHSDQLSDEENKKIYGKCNNYWGHGHNYTIEVTVRGPVDSKTGMVMNISDLKVYMNEVIMNRLDHKNLDKDVEYFKNVVSTTENVAIYIFNELKILLPNPSLMYEVKIYETDKNIVVYRGE; from the exons ATGGCAATTGCTTATTTAACCCGGAAAGAATGTATTTCGTCTTGTCATCGGCTACATAG TGATCAATTGAGTGAcgaggagaataaaaaaatttacggaaAGTGCAATAATTATTGGGGACATGGCCATAATTACACTA TCGAAGTTACAGTACGTGGTCCAGTGGATTCCAAAACAGGAATGGTTATGAATATTTCTGATCTCAAGGTCTACATGAACGAAGTTATTATGAATCGCTTGGATCACAAAAACTTAGACAAAGATGtggaatatttcaaaaatgtcgTTTCAACAACGGAAAACGTAgccatatatatttttaatgagcTCAAAATTCTGCTGCCCAATCCGAGTTTAATGTACGAAGTGAAGATTTATGAAACTGATAAGAATATTGTTGTGTACAGAGGCGAGTGA